One part of the Gemmatimonadaceae bacterium genome encodes these proteins:
- a CDS encoding DUF1028 domain-containing protein: MRSLIVTGLLLLPCATAASQEPTGWGRDSLVFHTFSIAAIDRRTGEVGVAVTTRVACVGNGVPWVRAGVGAVATQANTRTEYGTELLDAIAQGEAPEAALSRLLQRDSLATSRQVGVISASGAAAQHTGSATRAWAGHRTGPSYVTQGNLLVGKEVIDAVATTFEASEGQPRHLADRLIEALAAGHARGGDARKGRAQSAAVIVADARPGRSRRPDGVTANISVCEHPEPVAELRRVYDAVSQTIGFRTLQAFSGNDVWQLKVMLHALGLYRSDRTELPRDTEALTYTADAVAAVDAFRQAEGLAGPAAGSPSGLVDAELVDRLWRALERSGKARQVRERLLDVTAVRR, from the coding sequence ATGCGCTCTCTCATTGTGACTGGCTTGTTGCTCCTCCCCTGCGCGACGGCAGCGTCACAGGAGCCGACCGGGTGGGGGCGCGACTCGCTGGTCTTTCATACATTCTCGATCGCCGCGATCGATCGGCGGACGGGTGAGGTGGGCGTGGCCGTCACCACGCGCGTCGCGTGCGTGGGCAACGGCGTGCCGTGGGTGCGCGCCGGTGTGGGTGCGGTGGCCACGCAGGCCAATACCAGAACCGAATACGGGACGGAGTTGCTCGACGCGATCGCGCAGGGCGAGGCGCCGGAGGCGGCGCTGTCGCGGCTGCTGCAGCGTGATTCACTCGCGACCTCGCGGCAGGTGGGTGTGATCTCCGCGAGCGGTGCCGCGGCGCAGCACACCGGATCCGCCACGCGCGCCTGGGCCGGCCACCGTACCGGGCCCTCATACGTCACGCAGGGCAACCTGCTGGTGGGCAAGGAGGTCATCGACGCGGTCGCTACCACGTTCGAGGCGAGCGAAGGGCAGCCGCGCCACCTGGCTGACCGACTCATCGAGGCACTGGCCGCGGGCCACGCGCGCGGCGGTGACGCGCGCAAAGGGCGCGCGCAGTCCGCAGCCGTCATCGTCGCCGATGCACGGCCAGGCCGCTCCCGTCGCCCCGACGGCGTCACGGCAAACATCTCGGTCTGCGAGCATCCCGAGCCGGTCGCCGAGCTCCGCCGCGTCTATGACGCGGTGTCGCAGACGATCGGGTTCCGCACGCTGCAGGCGTTCAGCGGCAACGACGTATGGCAGCTCAAGGTGATGCTGCACGCCCTCGGTCTGTATCGGAGCGATCGGACCGAGCTGCCACGCGACACCGAGGCCTTGACCTACACGGCCGATGCCGTGGCCGCTGTGGATGCCTTCCGTCAGGCGGAGGGCCTCGCCGGGCCCGCGGCCGGTTCGCCGTCGGGTCTGGTGGACGCCGAGCTGGTCGATCGGCTCTGGCGTGCCCTGGAGCGGTCCGGCAAGGCCCGCCAGGTGCGTGAGCGGTTGCTGGACGTGACCGCGGTACGGCGGTAG
- a CDS encoding M28 family peptidase, translating to MTSRLCTAAILAWLVACSPTAETDGAPASVPPVALSAIDTGTLMGHIRVLADDSLLGRAPGSVGEDRTVAYLEAQFRAMGLAPGNPDGTYLQNVPLVGITVRGAPALTFAKGTTKQTLTWRDDYVAWTKHVAERAQLNKSELVFVGYGTEAPEFQWDDFKGVDVTGKTLVMLVNDPPLADTSQFGGRRMTYYGRWTYKYEQGMKHKAAGVLLVHETEAAGYPFAVVQGKTAEQFDLVTPDSNRTRSAVEGWITLDQAKALFAMAGQDFGALSSAAATRDFRPVPLGVTASVRLDNALRTVNSRNVVAKLDGSDPTRKNEVVVYTAHWDHFGVGEPVNGDSIYNGAEDNATGTSGLLAMARAYRAMPAPPKRTILFLAVTAEEQGLLGSQYYAVTPLYPLVNTVAAINMDGLNTWGRTKDINVIGLGASELDDYARQAAQEQGGRVLTPDAEPEKGFYYRSDHFNFAKQGVPAFNPGAGLDYIGKPSDFGMRKRDEYTANDYHKPQDEIKPGWDLSGAVEDLQLLLTVGFRVAQASTFPAWREGNEFKAIRDAQLKPIRP from the coding sequence ATGACGTCCCGCCTCTGCACTGCCGCCATCCTTGCCTGGCTCGTTGCGTGTTCACCCACGGCGGAGACCGATGGCGCACCGGCATCCGTGCCGCCAGTGGCGTTGTCGGCCATCGACACCGGTACCCTCATGGGCCACATCCGCGTGCTGGCGGATGACTCGCTGCTGGGGCGCGCGCCCGGGTCGGTGGGTGAAGACAGGACGGTGGCATATCTCGAGGCGCAGTTCCGCGCGATGGGTCTCGCGCCAGGCAATCCGGACGGCACGTATCTGCAGAACGTGCCACTGGTGGGTATCACGGTGCGGGGTGCGCCTGCGCTCACCTTTGCCAAAGGAACCACGAAACAGACGCTCACCTGGCGCGACGATTACGTCGCGTGGACGAAGCATGTCGCTGAACGTGCGCAGCTCAACAAATCCGAGCTCGTGTTCGTGGGCTACGGCACCGAGGCGCCGGAGTTCCAGTGGGACGACTTCAAGGGCGTCGACGTGACCGGCAAGACGCTGGTGATGCTGGTGAACGATCCGCCACTCGCCGACACTTCGCAGTTTGGCGGCAGGCGCATGACGTATTACGGGCGTTGGACGTACAAGTACGAGCAGGGCATGAAGCACAAGGCAGCAGGCGTGCTGTTGGTGCATGAGACCGAGGCCGCGGGGTACCCGTTTGCCGTCGTGCAGGGGAAGACCGCGGAACAGTTCGACCTCGTGACGCCCGACAGCAACCGCACCCGCAGCGCCGTCGAGGGTTGGATCACGCTCGACCAGGCGAAGGCGCTGTTTGCGATGGCGGGGCAGGACTTCGGCGCGCTGTCGAGCGCCGCGGCGACCCGGGACTTTCGCCCGGTACCGTTGGGCGTCACCGCCTCGGTGCGGCTCGACAACGCGCTCCGCACCGTGAACTCGCGCAACGTGGTGGCGAAGCTCGACGGCAGCGACCCCACGCGAAAGAACGAGGTGGTCGTGTACACTGCGCACTGGGACCATTTCGGCGTTGGCGAGCCGGTAAACGGCGATTCGATCTACAACGGCGCCGAGGACAATGCGACCGGGACGTCCGGCCTGCTGGCGATGGCACGCGCGTATCGTGCGATGCCCGCTCCCCCGAAGCGCACGATCCTTTTTCTCGCCGTGACCGCCGAAGAGCAGGGACTACTCGGTTCGCAGTACTACGCCGTCACACCGCTGTATCCCCTGGTGAACACCGTAGCGGCGATCAACATGGACGGGCTCAACACCTGGGGCCGGACGAAGGACATCAACGTGATCGGACTCGGCGCGTCCGAACTTGACGACTATGCACGCCAGGCCGCGCAGGAACAGGGCGGTCGCGTGCTGACGCCGGACGCTGAGCCCGAGAAGGGGTTCTACTACCGCTCCGACCACTTCAACTTCGCCAAGCAGGGCGTGCCGGCGTTCAACCCGGGTGCCGGCCTCGACTACATCGGGAAACCCAGCGACTTCGGGATGCGGAAGCGGGACGAATACACGGCCAACGACTACCACAAGCCTCAGGACGAGATCAAGCCCGGCTGGGACCTGAGCGGCGCCGTGGAGGACCTCCAGCTCCTGCTCACCGTCGGATTCCGCGTGGCGCAGGCGTCGACGTTCCCGGCCTGGCGGGAGGGCAACGAGTTCAAGGCCATCCGGGACGCGCAGCTCAAGCCTATCAGGCCGTAG
- a CDS encoding M20/M25/M40 family metallo-hydrolase, whose amino-acid sequence MPSTSVAPRPRQATRFTRVLALASLGVIAGCTAAPESDAVTAGRRPITLSTTERFSATTIPAYQGTHPEAYAWIDANLPRHLANLQRWVRQRSVSAQNDGIQDMARLVRDDLKALGFAEAEIVPTSGHPGVWGYYDAGAARTLVVYMMYDVQPVEPTGWSVDAFAGQLVDRPMGKVLMARGVTNQKGPERAFLNALEAIIRSGHKLPVNLMVVAEGEEELGSPHMEEVIAKYADRLRTANGVFFPFNAQDPQGDIGMYLGVKGIVSFELEARGGPHGGPSRAEIHGSYKVITDSPTLRLTQAIASLTTPDGNTIVVPGYYDAIRAPSDEEQRLVNGMLDTWTAGEAGQRQALGVARWIDSLSGQQSLARYLFDTQLNVDGIWSGYTGPGMKTILPHVATAKLDSRLVPDQHPDSALALIRRHLDRQGFTDVVLRKLSGYPPAQTSVEAALVKATIATYNKYGFKVTVAPRLAGSAPYYVFTDVLKLPMVMGGLGYGTGQHAPDEFMLMEPAPGSKVAGLAQLEKFYVDLLHALATS is encoded by the coding sequence ATGCCCTCCACGTCGGTCGCCCCTCGCCCGCGCCAGGCCACCAGGTTCACCCGCGTCCTTGCCCTTGCTTCGTTAGGTGTGATCGCGGGCTGCACCGCGGCGCCCGAGAGCGACGCGGTCACCGCGGGCCGACGACCGATCACGCTCAGCACCACGGAACGCTTCAGCGCGACAACCATTCCCGCATATCAGGGCACGCACCCCGAAGCCTATGCCTGGATCGACGCGAACCTGCCGCGGCACCTCGCCAACCTCCAGCGCTGGGTCCGACAACGTTCGGTCTCCGCACAGAACGACGGCATCCAGGACATGGCGCGGTTGGTCCGGGACGACCTCAAAGCGCTCGGCTTTGCCGAAGCCGAGATCGTACCGACCAGCGGGCACCCGGGCGTCTGGGGCTACTACGACGCCGGGGCCGCACGAACACTCGTCGTCTACATGATGTACGACGTGCAGCCGGTGGAGCCCACCGGCTGGTCCGTCGACGCCTTTGCCGGCCAACTCGTCGATCGACCGATGGGCAAGGTGCTCATGGCGCGCGGCGTCACCAATCAAAAGGGTCCCGAGCGTGCCTTTCTCAATGCGCTCGAGGCGATCATCCGCTCAGGCCACAAGCTCCCGGTCAACCTCATGGTCGTCGCCGAGGGCGAGGAAGAACTCGGTTCGCCGCACATGGAGGAGGTCATCGCGAAGTACGCGGATCGCCTGCGCACGGCCAACGGGGTGTTCTTTCCCTTCAACGCCCAGGATCCGCAGGGCGACATCGGCATGTACCTCGGGGTGAAGGGCATCGTGTCGTTCGAGCTCGAGGCGAGGGGCGGGCCACACGGCGGTCCGTCACGCGCCGAGATCCACGGGTCGTACAAGGTCATCACCGACTCGCCCACGCTGCGACTGACCCAGGCGATCGCCAGCCTGACGACGCCCGATGGCAACACGATCGTCGTGCCCGGATACTACGATGCGATCCGCGCGCCATCCGACGAGGAGCAGCGGCTCGTGAACGGCATGCTCGACACGTGGACCGCCGGAGAGGCGGGGCAGCGCCAGGCCCTTGGCGTCGCGCGATGGATCGACAGCCTCAGTGGGCAGCAGTCGCTCGCGCGCTACCTGTTCGACACGCAGCTCAACGTCGACGGCATCTGGTCCGGCTACACCGGTCCGGGCATGAAGACGATTCTGCCTCACGTGGCCACAGCCAAGCTCGACTCGCGCCTTGTCCCCGACCAGCACCCCGACAGCGCCCTCGCGCTCATTCGACGGCATCTCGATCGCCAGGGCTTCACCGACGTCGTCCTGCGCAAACTGAGCGGATATCCGCCGGCTCAGACGTCGGTGGAGGCCGCGCTGGTGAAGGCCACGATCGCGACCTACAACAAGTATGGCTTCAAGGTCACCGTGGCGCCGCGCCTTGCCGGCAGCGCGCCGTACTACGTGTTCACCGACGTGCTCAAACTGCCGATGGTCATGGGCGGGCTCGGCTACGGCACCGGTCAGCACGCACCGGACGAGTTCATGCTGATGGAGCCCGCGCCGGGGTCAAAGGTTGCCGGACTCGCGCAGCTGGAGAAGTTCTACGTGGACCTCCTGCACGCCCTGGCGACCTCGTGA
- a CDS encoding GMC family oxidoreductase, translated as MSLDRNAGTRERGNAGTQERRNATLRRGARGRAPWRAGRRPRTRARVVRRAGAGGARSNRGFGQPGVYSPHHPAECAVFLSSPKSQTSYDAIVVGSGAGGGMAAYQLAVAGLKVLVLEAGRRYDPVTETPMFNLPRQAPLRGAGTREKPFGFYDATVDGGWNVPGEPYTTAPGSEFMWWRARMTGGRTNHWGRISLRMGAYDFKPKTRDGLGADWPIAYEDLAPYYDRTEMLIGVYGGDDDLENTPRSSPGVLMPAPAPRATELLTKKACGPLGIPVIPAHLAIMSQRQDHRTLPQKIHPGNRLAQRVLAESMRQRMACFWATPCGNGCSIRANFQSTTVLLPPAIATGNCDVVSDAMVREVMVDAAGRATGVRYIDKRTRTDREVRARVVVLAASACETARILLNSRSAPFPNGLSNGSGLVGKYLMDTVGAGIGGQIPALERCPPHNQDGASGMHMYMPWWLYKEQIGGQLGFARGYHVEFGGGRDMPGPGIFGGLENYTNGAYGRRLKEEARRYYGSFMYFDGRGEMIPNEDCYCELDPEVTDQWGIPVLRFHWKWSEHETRQAAHMVKTFAEVVSAMGGKVNGAVETDGSRVIARGGQIIHEVGTCRMGTDPKTSVLNAWCQSWDVKNLFVTDGAPFVSNADKNPTLSILALAWRTCDHIIDELSKRNIG; from the coding sequence ATGAGCCTGGATCGGAACGCTGGAACGCGGGAACGCGGGAACGCGGGAACGCAGGAACGCAGGAACGCAACGTTACGACGTGGTGCAAGGGGCCGCGCCCCCTGGCGTGCCGGCCGTCGGCCGCGAACGCGAGCGCGTGTCGTGCGGCGGGCGGGCGCAGGGGGAGCGCGGTCGAATCGCGGCTTCGGCCAGCCGGGCGTATATTCGCCGCATCACCCAGCGGAGTGCGCGGTGTTCCTCAGCAGTCCCAAGTCGCAGACGTCGTACGACGCGATCGTGGTGGGGTCCGGCGCTGGCGGTGGCATGGCCGCGTATCAGCTCGCCGTGGCCGGGCTCAAGGTGCTCGTGCTCGAGGCGGGCCGGCGCTACGACCCGGTCACCGAAACGCCGATGTTCAACCTCCCGCGTCAGGCACCGTTGCGCGGCGCCGGGACGCGCGAGAAGCCGTTCGGCTTCTACGACGCCACGGTCGACGGCGGCTGGAACGTGCCGGGTGAGCCGTACACCACCGCGCCGGGCAGCGAGTTCATGTGGTGGCGTGCGCGCATGACCGGCGGGCGCACCAACCACTGGGGTCGTATCTCGCTCCGCATGGGGGCCTACGATTTCAAACCGAAGACCCGCGACGGGCTCGGCGCCGACTGGCCCATCGCGTACGAGGACCTCGCCCCGTACTACGATCGCACGGAGATGCTCATCGGCGTGTACGGCGGGGACGACGACCTCGAGAACACGCCACGATCCTCGCCAGGCGTGCTGATGCCCGCCCCCGCTCCGCGGGCGACCGAACTCCTGACAAAGAAGGCCTGCGGGCCGTTAGGCATCCCCGTGATTCCGGCGCATCTCGCGATCATGTCGCAGCGCCAGGATCACCGGACGCTCCCGCAGAAGATCCACCCCGGTAACCGGCTGGCCCAGCGCGTCCTGGCCGAGTCCATGCGGCAGCGCATGGCGTGCTTCTGGGCCACGCCGTGCGGCAACGGGTGTTCCATCCGCGCCAACTTCCAGAGCACGACGGTGCTTCTTCCGCCGGCCATCGCCACCGGTAACTGCGACGTCGTGTCCGACGCCATGGTACGCGAGGTCATGGTCGATGCGGCGGGGCGCGCGACCGGGGTTCGCTACATCGACAAGCGCACGCGCACCGACCGCGAAGTGCGAGCGCGCGTGGTGGTGCTGGCCGCGAGCGCATGCGAGACGGCGCGCATCCTGCTGAACTCGCGCAGCGCGCCCTTCCCCAACGGGCTCTCGAACGGCAGCGGCCTGGTGGGCAAGTATCTCATGGACACCGTCGGCGCGGGCATCGGCGGGCAGATCCCGGCGCTGGAGCGCTGCCCACCGCACAACCAGGACGGCGCCAGCGGCATGCACATGTATATGCCGTGGTGGCTCTACAAGGAGCAGATCGGCGGTCAGCTCGGATTTGCACGCGGCTACCACGTGGAGTTCGGCGGCGGGCGCGACATGCCGGGCCCCGGGATCTTCGGCGGACTGGAGAACTACACCAACGGCGCCTACGGCCGCCGCTTGAAGGAAGAGGCGCGGCGCTACTACGGCTCGTTCATGTACTTCGATGGCCGCGGTGAGATGATCCCCAACGAAGACTGCTACTGCGAACTCGACCCCGAGGTCACCGACCAGTGGGGCATCCCCGTCCTCCGCTTCCATTGGAAGTGGTCGGAGCACGAGACGCGTCAGGCCGCGCACATGGTGAAGACGTTCGCCGAAGTCGTCTCGGCGATGGGTGGCAAGGTGAATGGCGCCGTGGAGACGGATGGGTCCAGGGTGATTGCCCGCGGCGGCCAGATCATCCACGAAGTCGGTACCTGTCGCATGGGGACCGACCCGAAGACGTCGGTACTCAACGCGTGGTGCCAGTCGTGGGACGTGAAGAACCTCTTCGTCACCGACGGCGCACCGTTCGTGTCCAACGCTGACAAGAACCCGACACTCTCCATCCTCGCCCTGGCGTGGCGCACCTGCGACCACATCATCGACGAGCTTTCGAAGAGGAACATCGGATGA
- a CDS encoding gluconate 2-dehydrogenase subunit 3 family protein, with the protein MSDTTPTPGTSPLPDESLDGRGRSRRRALQVLAVAAVTPALPSPGFGAPATPDPAVVEPDESQATAAGPRGTPSDPDLLRPRITWSNKLTAPEMVTLTALCDMIIPADSRSPSASAVGVPGYINHWVSAPYDGNQRELVRLRGGLAWLNTESRRRFGRTFARASTTQRAAICDDICFLPNARPEHRAAARFFDRVRDLTAEGFYTTDEGMKDIGYVGNVALPRFDGPPPAVLKHLGLA; encoded by the coding sequence ATGAGTGACACCACGCCGACCCCGGGCACGTCGCCACTGCCTGACGAGTCGCTCGATGGGCGCGGGCGCTCGAGGCGCCGTGCGCTGCAAGTCCTCGCCGTTGCGGCGGTCACACCGGCGCTGCCGTCGCCCGGCTTCGGAGCGCCCGCCACACCCGATCCCGCGGTGGTCGAACCTGACGAGTCGCAGGCGACCGCGGCCGGACCGCGAGGCACACCCTCCGATCCCGACCTGCTGCGGCCGCGGATCACCTGGTCGAACAAACTCACCGCGCCGGAGATGGTGACGCTCACCGCGCTGTGCGACATGATCATTCCGGCCGACAGCCGCTCACCGAGCGCGTCGGCCGTGGGTGTGCCGGGCTACATCAATCACTGGGTGAGCGCGCCATACGACGGCAACCAGCGCGAGCTGGTGCGGCTGCGCGGTGGGCTTGCCTGGCTCAACACCGAGAGTCGTCGTCGGTTCGGCCGCACCTTCGCGCGCGCGAGTACGACGCAGCGGGCCGCGATCTGTGACGACATCTGCTTTCTTCCCAACGCGAGGCCAGAGCACCGAGCCGCAGCGCGCTTCTTTGATCGCGTGCGCGACCTGACGGCCGAGGGGTTCTACACCACCGACGAAGGGATGAAGGACATCGGGTATGTCGGCAACGTGGCCCTGCCCCGCTTTGATGGTCCGCCACCGGCGGTATTGAAGCACCTCGGCCTCGCCTGA
- a CDS encoding aspartate aminotransferase family protein: MRPLLADGASRAIRYLEGLPDRRVAPVPEALEHLGRFDGELPDASDDPRAVLAMLDDVGSPASMAMAGPRFFGFVIGGALPITVAANWLATAWDQNTGIHRVTPFVAQLEQTALRWLVQLLGLPPGTGGAFVTGATVANFTALAAARQVVLARAGWDVEADGLFGAPPITVVVSAEQHPSVLKALGLLGLGRSRVVTVPVDGQGRMIATGLPRVDGPTIVCVQVGNVNTGSCDPVAAIAEQTRATGAWLHVDGAFGLWASAAPARAHLTQGAALADSWATDAHKWLNVPYDCGIAFVRNPADLQRAMSISAAYLPMETAHRNPSDFTPELSRRARGVDVWAALRTLGRAGVADLVERCCRHAERFATGLRDEGFEILNDVVLNQVLVAFGDAATTDRVVAAIQEDGTCWCGGTVWQGRPAVRISVSSWATTERDVELSIAAIARGARSVGVANAARADV, translated from the coding sequence ATGCGTCCCCTCCTCGCAGACGGCGCAAGCCGCGCCATTCGCTACCTCGAAGGGCTTCCCGACCGCCGCGTGGCTCCAGTGCCCGAGGCACTCGAACACCTCGGGCGGTTCGACGGCGAACTGCCCGATGCGTCGGACGATCCGCGCGCCGTGCTCGCCATGCTGGACGACGTGGGGTCACCGGCCTCCATGGCGATGGCGGGTCCCCGCTTCTTCGGGTTTGTCATCGGTGGTGCGCTCCCGATCACGGTCGCGGCGAACTGGCTCGCGACGGCGTGGGACCAGAATACCGGCATTCACCGGGTGACACCGTTCGTCGCGCAGCTGGAGCAGACCGCGTTGCGCTGGCTCGTGCAGCTCCTCGGACTGCCTCCGGGCACGGGCGGTGCGTTCGTCACCGGCGCGACGGTGGCGAACTTCACCGCGCTCGCCGCCGCCCGGCAGGTGGTGCTCGCGCGCGCCGGATGGGACGTCGAAGCCGATGGCCTCTTCGGCGCACCACCGATCACGGTGGTGGTGAGCGCCGAGCAGCATCCGAGCGTGCTCAAAGCGCTCGGCCTCCTGGGGCTCGGCAGATCCCGTGTGGTCACCGTGCCGGTGGATGGGCAGGGGCGCATGATCGCGACGGGTCTGCCGCGTGTTGATGGCCCAACGATCGTGTGCGTTCAGGTGGGCAACGTGAACACGGGGAGCTGCGACCCGGTTGCGGCCATCGCCGAGCAGACGCGCGCGACCGGCGCGTGGCTGCACGTGGACGGTGCCTTTGGCCTGTGGGCAAGCGCGGCGCCGGCGCGCGCGCACCTGACACAGGGGGCGGCGCTGGCCGATTCGTGGGCGACGGATGCGCACAAGTGGCTCAACGTGCCCTACGACTGCGGCATCGCGTTCGTGCGCAACCCCGCCGACCTGCAGCGAGCCATGTCGATCAGTGCGGCATACCTTCCGATGGAGACGGCGCATCGGAACCCGTCGGACTTCACCCCGGAGCTATCGCGGCGCGCGCGCGGCGTGGACGTGTGGGCCGCGCTCCGAACGCTGGGGCGCGCGGGCGTCGCCGACCTCGTCGAGCGCTGTTGTCGCCACGCCGAGCGTTTCGCCACGGGGCTCCGCGATGAGGGGTTCGAGATCCTGAACGACGTCGTGCTCAATCAGGTGCTCGTGGCGTTCGGCGATGCAGCAACGACGGACCGTGTGGTCGCGGCGATCCAGGAGGACGGGACCTGCTGGTGTGGCGGCACGGTGTGGCAGGGGCGTCCAGCGGTGCGCATCAGCGTTTCGTCGTGGGCCACGACCGAGCGCGACGTGGAGTTGAGCATCGCCGCGATCGCGCGCGGGGCGCGAAGCGTCGGTGTGGCCAACGCTGCCAGAGCTGACGTCTAG
- a CDS encoding DUF1801 domain-containing protein — translation MARREIKTKPTDASVGAYIAARASEHQRKDCRTLMAMLRRVTRKTPRMWGPSIVGYGSYRYTYETGRTGEAPLASFAIRGRDLVVYVIADSASQRAALASLGKHTMGRSCLHIRQLADVDLSVLEQLVAGSIAEVKRRYPSPRNA, via the coding sequence ATGGCGAGACGCGAAATCAAGACCAAGCCGACGGACGCCAGCGTCGGCGCTTACATCGCGGCTCGAGCCAGTGAACACCAACGCAAGGACTGCCGCACTCTGATGGCGATGCTCAGGAGGGTCACTCGCAAGACGCCACGGATGTGGGGGCCGAGTATCGTTGGGTATGGCTCGTATCGATACACCTATGAGACCGGTCGCACGGGCGAGGCGCCGCTCGCGAGCTTCGCCATTCGAGGGCGCGACCTGGTGGTGTACGTGATCGCCGACTCAGCCAGTCAGCGCGCCGCCCTGGCGTCACTCGGCAAGCACACCATGGGGAGATCCTGCCTCCACATCAGACAACTGGCCGACGTCGACCTGTCGGTGCTGGAGCAGCTCGTCGCTGGATCCATTGCCGAAGTGAAGCGACGCTACCCGTCGCCGCGGAACGCCTGA
- a CDS encoding YeeE/YedE family protein, with protein MKLASTLTVLCCGALFGFGLALSAMIRPEVVLSFLEWQDFGLMLVLGGAAGVALVAYQLLPRLMRKPVLAERFGVHPSVLDRDTIVGAAIFGAGWGLSGVCPGPAIASLGAGNWPVLWALGGIALGAWVHGLQKSR; from the coding sequence ATGAAGCTGGCTTCGACGCTCACCGTGCTGTGTTGCGGAGCGCTCTTCGGATTCGGGCTTGCACTGTCGGCGATGATCAGGCCCGAGGTCGTTCTGTCGTTCCTGGAGTGGCAGGACTTCGGGCTCATGCTCGTCCTGGGCGGCGCGGCCGGAGTCGCGCTGGTGGCGTACCAGCTCCTGCCACGCCTCATGCGAAAGCCGGTGCTCGCCGAGCGATTCGGGGTGCATCCATCGGTGCTCGATCGCGATACCATCGTGGGCGCCGCGATCTTTGGTGCCGGCTGGGGACTGAGCGGTGTGTGTCCCGGCCCGGCGATTGCCTCGCTCGGCGCGGGCAACTGGCCCGTGCTCTGGGCGCTCGGCGGGATCGCGCTCGGCGCGTGGGTGCATGGCCTGCAGAAGTCGCGCTGA
- a CDS encoding YeeE/YedE family protein: MTPNTLFPTGWQTFLAGGLLIGIGVSLLFAMTGLIGGMSTVFTSTWSFVSRAAYFRQERFVSSRRWRLVYAVGLVLGALAWLLLLGPDVDLTTTVPWWRLLIGGLLAGYGARLSNGCTSGHGICGLASLQLPSLLAVLTFVASAMVTAQLVARVVAR; encoded by the coding sequence ATGACACCAAATACGCTGTTTCCGACCGGTTGGCAAACGTTCCTCGCCGGCGGCCTGCTGATCGGAATTGGCGTGTCGCTCCTGTTCGCGATGACGGGCCTGATCGGCGGCATGAGCACGGTGTTCACGTCCACCTGGTCGTTCGTCTCACGTGCGGCGTACTTCCGGCAGGAGCGATTCGTGTCGAGTCGCAGGTGGCGCCTGGTGTACGCCGTGGGCCTGGTGCTGGGCGCGCTCGCGTGGCTCCTGCTGCTGGGTCCAGACGTCGACCTCACCACGACCGTGCCATGGTGGCGGTTGCTGATCGGTGGGCTCCTCGCCGGGTACGGCGCGCGTCTCTCGAATGGCTGCACCTCGGGTCATGGCATCTGCGGCCTGGCATCGTTGCAGCTGCCCTCGCTCCTGGCGGTGCTCACGTTCGTCGCCTCGGCCATGGTCACGGCGCAGCTAGTGGCGCGGGTGGTGGCGCGATGA